In Pirellulales bacterium, one genomic interval encodes:
- a CDS encoding sugar phosphate isomerase/epimerase family protein — MHPRLNRREFVGAAGAAGVALAVAGRCRAEAFKHPFHKAVMSDKTDDAKLKEIKEAGFEGIEALQWQVSPEEARAARKRAESAGLVIHSVLLGWLDFNSENPREVANSLSKAEIALRAAQGYGASAVLLVPCKLGSNIATPNAWDFDIDFDPQTGHVNRIVKGDNAKFKDYIEAQNRATDMSRDALRKLIPVAEAAGVLVGVENVWNNFWVRPEFFKQLVESCESKWIQAYFDIANHVKYLIPPEQWIRTLGKLIVKCHVKDYKLTADGHGGSWPKLREGSVNWPAVRKALDEIGYNGWGTIEAPGAISLAEQNRRFDLIVAGE; from the coding sequence ATGCATCCCAGATTGAATCGCCGCGAGTTTGTCGGCGCGGCTGGCGCCGCGGGGGTGGCGCTAGCCGTTGCCGGGCGGTGCCGGGCGGAAGCGTTCAAGCATCCGTTTCATAAGGCGGTGATGAGCGACAAGACCGATGACGCAAAGCTCAAAGAGATCAAGGAAGCCGGGTTCGAGGGGATCGAGGCACTTCAATGGCAGGTCTCGCCAGAGGAGGCGAGGGCGGCCCGCAAGCGGGCGGAGAGCGCCGGGCTGGTGATTCACTCGGTCCTGCTCGGCTGGCTCGATTTCAACAGCGAGAATCCGCGCGAAGTGGCCAATTCGCTTTCCAAAGCCGAGATCGCCTTGCGCGCCGCTCAAGGCTATGGGGCGAGCGCCGTGCTGTTGGTTCCCTGCAAGTTGGGCAGCAATATCGCGACGCCGAACGCCTGGGATTTCGATATCGACTTCGATCCCCAGACGGGCCACGTCAATCGAATCGTGAAAGGGGACAACGCGAAGTTCAAGGACTACATCGAAGCTCAGAATCGAGCGACCGACATGTCGCGCGATGCGCTGCGAAAGCTGATCCCGGTGGCCGAGGCGGCGGGAGTGCTGGTCGGAGTCGAGAATGTGTGGAACAATTTCTGGGTCCGCCCCGAGTTCTTCAAGCAGCTCGTCGAATCGTGCGAGAGCAAGTGGATTCAGGCCTATTTCGACATCGCCAACCATGTGAAGTATCTGATCCCGCCGGAGCAGTGGATTCGCACGCTAGGGAAGCTGATCGTCAAGTGCCACGTGAAGGACTACAAGCTCACGGCGGACGGCCACGGCGGCTCCTGGCCGAAGCTCCGCGAGGGGAGCGTGAATTGGCCGGCCGTGCGCAAAGCCCTCGATGAGATCGGCTACAACGGCTGGGGCACGATCGAAGCGCCCGGCGCGATCTCGCTCGCCGAGCAGAACCGGCGGTTCGATCTGATTGTGGCCGGTGAGTGA
- a CDS encoding PEP-CTERM sorting domain-containing protein produces the protein MNIQPNASRFVGFFRGTIVVVGLLVFVLAASSARAVVINGATYAAENGGPAPNPTSKSYNVGNLNSASASIRSDVVYSHAQSWAQATLTGSGVVKSSGGRGWVDVPPTAVPPLYDGKSNLWNAYASGTTLVANYTGPGAPPPTATFQFQIPQNGVPGFNSASSATILPTDPTQLTPPSNGQGLVLSGSNGSLAFPSFFDVFVQVDATAQQGATFVNLFHGTFTFDPGMRTFTNQTGGFAGVNFGITPDPVFPNTFHVSYPTINGGSFDAAVGVPFDANINVYATMGDPSQSFNFGKPSTYPNPYDFTPYNNPLTNGQPVGAGGTITTNFFTDPSKFTVTAVPEPSSLALAAVGGLGMILAMRRRSRSR, from the coding sequence ATGAACATACAACCCAATGCGAGCCGATTCGTTGGATTCTTTCGCGGAACGATTGTTGTTGTCGGCTTGCTGGTGTTCGTTCTAGCGGCCTCGTCCGCGCGAGCCGTCGTGATCAATGGCGCGACGTATGCCGCGGAAAACGGCGGGCCGGCGCCAAACCCTACGTCGAAGTCTTATAACGTCGGCAATCTTAACAGCGCTTCGGCGAGCATACGTTCTGACGTAGTCTATTCTCACGCCCAATCCTGGGCACAGGCCACATTGACCGGGTCCGGCGTGGTCAAGAGTAGTGGCGGCCGCGGCTGGGTCGACGTGCCGCCGACTGCCGTCCCGCCACTATATGACGGGAAATCCAATCTCTGGAATGCCTACGCCAGCGGCACGACACTAGTGGCCAACTACACGGGACCGGGAGCCCCCCCGCCGACGGCGACGTTTCAGTTCCAGATTCCCCAGAACGGCGTCCCGGGTTTCAATTCGGCCAGCAGCGCCACCATTCTTCCGACCGATCCGACTCAGCTCACTCCCCCCAGCAATGGTCAAGGCCTCGTCTTGAGCGGCAGCAATGGCTCGCTGGCCTTCCCCTCGTTTTTCGATGTCTTCGTGCAGGTCGATGCGACTGCGCAGCAAGGGGCAACGTTCGTGAACCTCTTTCACGGCACGTTTACTTTCGACCCCGGCATGCGAACGTTCACGAATCAGACCGGCGGTTTTGCCGGCGTCAACTTCGGCATCACGCCGGATCCCGTCTTTCCCAACACATTTCACGTCTCCTATCCCACGATTAACGGCGGGTCGTTTGACGCGGCGGTTGGAGTTCCTTTCGATGCGAATATCAACGTCTATGCAACGATGGGAGATCCAAGCCAGAGCTTTAACTTCGGCAAACCTTCCACATATCCGAACCCATACGATTTTACACCCTACAACAACCCACTCACCAACGGGCAACCGGTCGGTGCCGGCGGCACGATAACGACCAATTTCTTTACGGATCCGAGCAAATTTACCGTCACGGCCGTGCCCGAGCCCTCGTCGCTCGCGCTCGCCGCGGTTGGTGGGCTGGGAATGATTCTGGCTATGCGGCGACGATCGCGGTCGCGCTGA
- a CDS encoding ComEC/Rec2 family competence protein, translated as MPYQPLVVVLAGVCAGIVADRQINLATAAWLIACAVAWVVWLALWKVGRDTLAAATLIGALVALGGGWHHAYWHLYHVDEIGRYARESSAPICIEAIAASGPRRIPPPPYDPLRPPEPDDVTRLPIRVAAIRIDDRLEPASGNALLVVEGDLLGVHAGDRLRIFGRISAPSPAGNPGEQDFAELARGQRQLAIVRASYPQCVDVVERASGWSLDRAVEELRSRGDRLLWRNLSHERAGLAAAVLLGSRDELDPRRVEAFLETGTIHIVVVAGLHVGILAYLLFKALRTGWMPRGWALLSVAAITGMYALVTDAEPPVLRATVLVWIVCGSMWLGRGGLGLNSLALAGLAVVALNPTDLFRPGTQLSFLSVAAIIAFDHLWNRRPALDPLARLIAQTRPLPTRMLWIAGRELRSVALLGLTIWLAVLPLVMARFHVVTPAAILVNPLLIVPLTLAMASGFGVLLFGWLLPPLGALFGRFCDWNLHILEWSIASTASIRGSHFWVPGPRDWWLAVFYLGLAWIVFVPQRAPPPRWRWGLFAGWCGIGFGAAWLAAQRPARLDCTFVAVGHGCGVVVELPNGKVIVSDAGRLGSPQVGAREISDCLWSRGLTHIDAIVISHNDTDHFNAVPELLRRFSVGAVYVSPVMFNRDTSALGALKEAIAAAGVPLRETSIRDRFLTGDAATVRVLHPPPQGMGQTENADSILLAIAWSGRSILLTGDLASPGLEAVVAAPTPPFDVAMVPHHGSATSNPPQFAGWCRAHWAVISGDLAHDSRIAVDAYQKSGAIVLNTATSGAVHVEIEPRGTIHVDRFRAGDRW; from the coding sequence ATGCCATATCAGCCGCTGGTAGTCGTGCTGGCGGGCGTTTGTGCAGGGATTGTCGCGGATCGGCAGATCAACTTGGCAACCGCCGCATGGCTGATTGCCTGCGCAGTTGCTTGGGTCGTTTGGCTCGCGTTGTGGAAGGTTGGCCGTGACACTCTGGCGGCAGCAACGTTGATTGGCGCGCTCGTCGCGCTTGGCGGCGGCTGGCATCATGCGTATTGGCATCTCTATCACGTCGATGAAATCGGCCGCTACGCGCGCGAATCGTCGGCGCCGATCTGCATCGAGGCGATCGCGGCGAGCGGACCGCGGCGGATTCCGCCTCCGCCGTACGATCCGCTGCGGCCTCCCGAGCCGGACGACGTGACGCGGCTGCCGATTCGCGTGGCCGCGATTCGCATCGATGATCGACTCGAACCGGCCTCGGGCAACGCGCTGTTGGTGGTGGAAGGCGATCTATTGGGCGTTCACGCGGGCGACCGGCTGCGGATTTTCGGCCGCATCTCCGCCCCGTCGCCGGCTGGAAATCCGGGCGAGCAGGATTTCGCGGAATTGGCCCGCGGGCAGCGGCAGCTTGCAATCGTGCGAGCAAGCTACCCGCAATGCGTGGACGTCGTCGAGCGGGCCTCCGGTTGGAGCCTCGATCGCGCGGTTGAAGAGCTGCGCAGCCGCGGCGATCGGCTTCTTTGGCGGAATCTCTCGCACGAGCGGGCGGGGCTGGCGGCGGCCGTTTTGCTCGGCAGCCGCGACGAACTCGATCCGCGCCGCGTTGAAGCGTTTCTCGAAACCGGCACGATCCATATCGTCGTCGTCGCCGGACTGCACGTCGGCATACTTGCCTATCTGTTGTTCAAAGCGCTGCGGACCGGTTGGATGCCGCGCGGATGGGCGCTTTTGAGCGTGGCAGCGATCACGGGGATGTATGCGCTCGTGACCGATGCCGAGCCGCCCGTGCTGCGGGCGACCGTGCTCGTCTGGATCGTTTGCGGCTCGATGTGGCTGGGGCGCGGCGGATTGGGACTCAATTCGCTCGCGCTGGCGGGGCTGGCCGTTGTTGCTTTGAACCCGACGGATCTGTTTCGCCCAGGCACGCAACTCTCCTTCCTCTCGGTGGCGGCAATCATCGCATTTGACCACCTTTGGAACCGCCGGCCAGCACTCGATCCGCTCGCGCGGTTGATCGCCCAAACGCGCCCATTGCCGACGCGAATGCTGTGGATTGCCGGCCGCGAATTGCGCTCGGTCGCGCTCTTGGGGCTGACGATTTGGCTCGCCGTCTTGCCGCTGGTGATGGCGCGGTTTCACGTCGTCACGCCGGCGGCGATCCTCGTCAATCCGCTGCTGATCGTTCCACTCACGCTGGCGATGGCCTCGGGTTTTGGCGTGCTCCTGTTCGGGTGGCTGTTGCCGCCGCTGGGAGCGCTATTCGGCCGGTTTTGCGATTGGAATCTGCACATCTTGGAATGGTCGATTGCTTCGACCGCGTCGATCCGTGGCAGTCATTTTTGGGTCCCTGGGCCGCGGGATTGGTGGCTGGCGGTCTTCTACCTTGGCCTGGCTTGGATCGTGTTCGTCCCGCAGAGGGCGCCGCCGCCGCGCTGGCGCTGGGGGCTGTTCGCCGGCTGGTGCGGAATCGGCTTTGGCGCGGCCTGGCTTGCGGCGCAGCGGCCTGCGCGGCTTGACTGCACGTTTGTCGCGGTCGGCCACGGTTGCGGCGTGGTGGTCGAGTTGCCGAATGGGAAGGTGATCGTCTCCGACGCCGGGCGGCTCGGCTCGCCACAGGTCGGCGCCCGCGAAATCTCAGATTGTCTTTGGTCTCGCGGCCTGACGCACATCGACGCGATCGTGATCTCACACAACGACACGGACCACTTCAACGCCGTGCCCGAGTTGTTGCGACGGTTCTCGGTGGGCGCCGTTTACGTGTCGCCGGTCATGTTCAATCGCGATACGTCCGCGCTCGGTGCGCTCAAAGAGGCAATCGCCGCGGCCGGAGTGCCGCTTCGCGAGACTTCGATCCGCGATCGGTTCCTGACCGGCGATGCGGCGACCGTCCGCGTGCTGCATCCGCCGCCGCAGGGAATGGGCCAAACCGAGAACGCCGATAGCATTCTCCTGGCAATCGCATGGTCCGGCCGAAGCATCTTGCTCACGGGCGACCTGGCCTCGCCAGGGCTGGAGGCGGTGGTGGCGGCGCCCACTCCGCCGTTCGACGTTGCCATGGTCCCGCACCACGGCAGCGCTACGAGCAATCCGCCGCAGTTCGCCGGCTGGTGCCGGGCACACTGGGCAGTCATCAGCGGCGACCTCGCGCACGACTCGCGCATCGCCGTCGACGCTTATCAAAAGTCCGGGGCGATCGTGCTCAACACGGCAACATCCGGCGCGGTCCATGTCGAAATCGAACCCCGCGGGACAATCCACGTCGATCGCTTTCGCGCCGGCGACCGCTGGTGA